A DNA window from Thermococcus sp. 4557 contains the following coding sequences:
- a CDS encoding rubrerythrin family protein yields MPVKRAMTRKFLEDAFAGESMAHMKYLIFAEQAEKEGFPNIAKLFRAIAHAEFIHAKNHFMALGHLGKTPENLQAGIDGETYEVEEMYPVFKNTAEFQGEKDAVRTTHYALEAEKIHAELYKAAKEKAEGGTDIEIKKVYICPVCGYTAVDEAPEYCPVCGAPRDKFVVFE; encoded by the coding sequence ATGCCAGTTAAGAGAGCAATGACCCGGAAGTTTCTGGAGGACGCCTTCGCCGGCGAGAGCATGGCCCACATGAAGTACCTGATTTTTGCCGAACAGGCCGAGAAGGAGGGTTTCCCGAACATAGCTAAGCTTTTCAGGGCTATCGCCCACGCGGAGTTCATTCACGCGAAGAACCACTTCATGGCGCTCGGACACCTCGGGAAGACCCCAGAGAACCTGCAGGCGGGCATAGACGGCGAGACATACGAAGTAGAGGAGATGTACCCTGTCTTTAAGAACACCGCCGAGTTCCAGGGAGAGAAGGACGCCGTGAGAACGACGCACTACGCCCTCGAGGCCGAGAAGATACACGCGGAGCTCTACAAAGCCGCCAAGGAGAAGGCCGAGGGCGGAACGGATATCGAGATAAAGAAGGTCTACATCTGCCCGGTCTGCGGCTATACCGCAGTTGACGAGGCGCCCGAGTACTGCCCCGTGTGCGGTGCTCCCAGGGACAAGTTCGTGGTCTTTGAGTGA
- a CDS encoding helix-turn-helix transcriptional regulator, translating into MTEVCKVYEEHLDRILEAQAKLPEEESILEAADFFDALGNPTRLKILLALMEAGELCTCDLSAITKLSVSAISHQLRILKDRKIVAYRKDGKNVFYRLDDEHIRKLLRTALEHLSEAK; encoded by the coding sequence ATGACCGAGGTCTGCAAGGTGTACGAAGAGCATCTGGACAGAATCCTGGAGGCCCAGGCTAAGCTGCCCGAGGAGGAGAGCATACTCGAAGCGGCGGACTTCTTCGACGCCCTTGGGAACCCCACCAGGCTTAAAATCCTGCTCGCGCTCATGGAGGCCGGGGAACTCTGCACCTGCGACCTCTCTGCGATAACCAAGCTTTCCGTCTCGGCCATCTCTCACCAGCTCCGCATCCTCAAGGACAGGAAGATAGTCGCCTACCGCAAGGATGGCAAGAACGTCTTCTACCGCCTGGACGACGAGCACATCAGGAAACTCCTGAGGACCGCCCTCGAACATCTCTCGGAGGCAAAGTGA
- a CDS encoding heavy metal translocating P-type ATPase, with protein MPQKLVLEGLDCASCVYEIEEALKKEGFEFALVNFTTKELVIEGDVERAKEIVKRVEPDVEVLEKDGHGHTHDHGETDWGTVYSIGLSLVLFAVGIVMRYHYGIDDWVVFGIFLASYLMAGWRVLRSAVINSLHGNVFDENFLIAVATLGAFAIREYPEGVAVMLFYVVGEFFQDLAVNRSRRSIKALLALKAEYANLLRDGEVVQVKPEELKAGDVILVKPGEKVPVDGVVMEGESTVDASALTGESVPRAVREGEEILSGMVNLSGLLKVRVTRELSESTISKILELVENASARKAKTEKFITRFAHYYTPAVVGIAALIATVPPLITGDPFTPWIYRALVILVISCPCALVLSIPLGYFGGIGRAAREGILVKGSNYLDTLKEASIVAFDKTGTLTKGVFKVTKVETRNGFGEEEIIGFAALAEAHSNHPIAKAIREAYGGELNEAEIIEYEEIAGHGVRARIDGVEVMVGNDRLLHRFKVEHDTCHVKGTVAHVVINGKYAGYIIISDEIKDDAPLAVKELKCLGVKKVVMVTGDSRDVAEEIAKQLGLDGFYAELLPGDKVRVIEELEKEKGDGKVVFVGDGINDAPVLARADVGVAMGALGSDAAIETADVVIMDDKPSKLPVGIRIARKTQRIVWQNIVFALGVKLAFISLGILGEATMWEAVFADVGVALIAVFNAMRILR; from the coding sequence ATGCCGCAGAAGCTCGTCCTTGAGGGACTCGACTGCGCGAGCTGTGTATACGAGATAGAGGAGGCCCTCAAGAAGGAAGGCTTTGAGTTCGCGCTCGTGAACTTCACAACTAAGGAGCTGGTTATAGAGGGCGACGTCGAGAGGGCCAAGGAGATAGTGAAGAGGGTCGAGCCGGACGTTGAGGTTCTCGAGAAGGACGGACATGGTCACACTCATGACCACGGGGAGACTGACTGGGGAACGGTTTACTCCATAGGTCTCTCGCTGGTTCTCTTTGCCGTTGGAATCGTGATGCGCTACCACTACGGCATTGACGATTGGGTGGTCTTCGGAATCTTCCTCGCGAGCTACCTGATGGCCGGCTGGCGCGTGTTGAGGAGTGCGGTGATCAACTCCCTCCACGGCAACGTCTTTGACGAGAACTTCCTCATAGCGGTCGCCACGCTGGGAGCCTTCGCCATTCGGGAGTATCCTGAAGGGGTCGCCGTCATGCTGTTCTACGTTGTCGGCGAGTTCTTCCAGGACCTTGCGGTGAACCGGTCGCGGCGCTCCATAAAGGCACTGCTTGCGCTCAAGGCCGAGTATGCAAACCTGCTCAGGGACGGTGAGGTAGTCCAGGTGAAGCCGGAGGAGCTGAAGGCCGGCGACGTGATCCTCGTGAAACCCGGCGAGAAGGTTCCCGTTGATGGCGTCGTTATGGAGGGCGAATCCACCGTGGATGCGTCCGCACTGACCGGCGAGAGCGTTCCAAGGGCCGTGCGGGAAGGAGAGGAGATCCTCTCGGGTATGGTCAACCTCTCCGGCCTCCTCAAGGTTCGCGTGACCAGAGAGCTTAGCGAGTCCACCATATCCAAAATCCTTGAGCTGGTGGAGAACGCTAGTGCCAGAAAGGCCAAGACCGAGAAGTTCATAACTCGCTTTGCCCACTACTACACGCCTGCCGTTGTGGGAATAGCCGCCCTAATAGCGACCGTTCCTCCACTGATAACCGGGGACCCCTTCACCCCCTGGATCTACAGGGCTTTAGTCATACTAGTGATCTCATGCCCCTGTGCCCTGGTTCTCTCCATACCCCTCGGCTACTTCGGCGGCATCGGAAGGGCGGCCAGAGAGGGAATACTCGTCAAGGGTTCCAACTACCTCGACACCCTCAAGGAAGCGAGCATCGTGGCCTTCGATAAGACCGGCACGCTGACAAAGGGCGTTTTCAAGGTCACGAAGGTGGAAACCCGGAACGGATTCGGCGAGGAAGAGATCATCGGGTTCGCAGCTTTGGCAGAGGCCCACTCGAACCACCCGATAGCGAAGGCCATACGCGAGGCTTATGGGGGAGAACTCAACGAGGCAGAGATAATCGAGTATGAGGAGATAGCCGGCCACGGCGTCAGGGCTAGGATAGACGGCGTCGAGGTCATGGTCGGAAACGACAGGCTCCTTCACAGGTTCAAGGTCGAGCACGACACCTGCCACGTTAAGGGAACCGTTGCACACGTCGTCATCAACGGAAAGTATGCGGGCTACATAATAATCTCTGATGAGATAAAGGACGACGCCCCGCTCGCTGTGAAGGAACTCAAGTGCCTCGGGGTCAAAAAGGTCGTGATGGTGACCGGTGACAGCAGGGACGTTGCCGAGGAGATAGCGAAGCAGCTTGGCCTCGACGGCTTCTACGCTGAGCTCTTGCCGGGGGACAAGGTGAGGGTCATAGAGGAGCTTGAGAAGGAGAAGGGCGATGGAAAGGTTGTCTTCGTCGGCGACGGCATAAACGACGCACCGGTGCTTGCGAGGGCCGATGTGGGCGTTGCGATGGGCGCCCTTGGAAGCGACGCGGCAATAGAAACGGCCGACGTCGTCATAATGGACGACAAGCCGTCCAAGCTGCCCGTAGGCATCAGGATAGCGAGGAAGACCCAGAGGATAGTGTGGCAGAACATAGTATTTGCCCTCGGCGTTAAGCTTGCCTTCATAAGCCTTGGAATCCTCGGGGAGGCGACCATGTGGGAGGCGGTCTTTGCCGATGTAGGGGTTGCCCTGATAGCGGTCTTCAACGCGATGAGGATTTTAAGGTGA
- a CDS encoding FprA family A-type flavoprotein, which translates to MPDVKVEKILDDPELYIIRVDDDRIRYFEATWSIPEGITYNAYLMKLDGATVLFDLSKREYTDLFMEALGKLVDPKEITHVVIHHTEPDHTGALPAFLEANGYRAKLIGTTFAKRFLEGFYGERVVENFYTIKDGEEMSIGGKTFRFITVPWLHWPDTMITYVVEEGLIFSCDAGGGYGIPERIDDSDEEVVQRYLPHVTKYIVTVIGHYHKYIVQNIKKLRNLGIIDDARMILPGHGLIWKKNPARIFEHYERVGSGKVTKGKVLVLYDSMYGFVERRMEIVLDELRKNGLNPVVYRFTDKEAPAVSDILGEVPDSEAIIIGASTFEADIHPRIRYTLFELLDKANYEKPVLIVGAYGWGGVAGRKIETLIARSKFDHVDTVEGRGMLRKEDEERLREAVRKLINWIS; encoded by the coding sequence ATGCCCGATGTGAAAGTTGAGAAGATTCTCGACGATCCGGAGCTCTACATAATCCGGGTCGATGATGATAGGATAAGGTACTTCGAGGCCACCTGGAGCATCCCCGAGGGGATAACCTACAACGCTTACCTGATGAAGCTCGATGGTGCGACGGTTCTCTTTGACCTGAGCAAGCGGGAATACACAGACCTCTTCATGGAGGCCCTCGGAAAGCTGGTTGATCCAAAGGAGATAACCCATGTCGTAATCCACCACACCGAGCCCGACCACACTGGCGCTTTACCGGCCTTCCTTGAGGCCAACGGCTACAGGGCCAAGCTCATAGGAACCACCTTCGCGAAGCGCTTCCTGGAGGGCTTCTACGGCGAGAGGGTCGTTGAGAACTTTTACACGATCAAAGACGGCGAGGAGATGAGCATAGGGGGCAAGACGTTCCGCTTCATAACCGTTCCCTGGCTCCACTGGCCGGACACTATGATAACCTACGTCGTTGAGGAGGGGCTCATATTCAGCTGCGACGCAGGGGGAGGCTACGGGATTCCGGAAAGGATAGACGACAGCGACGAGGAGGTCGTTCAGCGCTACCTGCCCCACGTGACCAAGTACATAGTGACCGTCATAGGCCACTACCACAAGTACATCGTCCAGAACATAAAGAAGCTGAGAAATCTAGGGATAATTGATGATGCCAGGATGATACTCCCCGGCCACGGACTCATATGGAAGAAGAATCCGGCCAGGATATTCGAGCACTACGAGAGGGTTGGATCCGGAAAGGTCACGAAGGGCAAGGTTCTGGTGCTCTACGACTCCATGTACGGCTTCGTTGAGAGGAGGATGGAGATAGTCCTCGACGAGCTGAGGAAGAACGGACTGAACCCGGTCGTTTACCGCTTCACGGACAAGGAGGCCCCCGCGGTGAGCGACATACTGGGTGAGGTTCCGGACAGCGAGGCGATAATCATCGGCGCCTCGACCTTTGAGGCCGATATCCACCCCAGAATAAGGTACACACTCTTTGAGCTCCTCGACAAGGCCAACTACGAGAAGCCCGTCCTCATCGTCGGTGCCTACGGCTGGGGCGGCGTTGCTGGAAGGAAGATCGAGACACTCATAGCGAGGAGCAAGTTTGATCACGTCGACACCGTTGAGGGCAGGGGAATGCTCAGAAAGGAGGACGAGGAGCGGTTGAGGGAGGCAGTCAGGAAACTCATTAACTGGATCTCATAG
- the rd gene encoding rubredoxin, with protein sequence MAKWKCMVCGYIYDEDEGDEDAGIAPGTKFEELPEDWVCPLCGAPKDMFEKIE encoded by the coding sequence ATGGCAAAGTGGAAGTGTATGGTCTGCGGCTACATCTACGATGAGGATGAGGGTGACGAGGACGCCGGGATAGCCCCGGGAACCAAGTTTGAAGAACTCCCCGAGGACTGGGTCTGCCCGCTCTGCGGTGCGCCCAAGGACATGTTTGAAAAGATAGAGTGA
- a CDS encoding SLC13 family permease, with the protein MGRSSSRITALQRRLGDTAFERLKGFVRREWFLTVLLVLYLVLVLNDPSLPGRTPDLVDWRSLALITSLILVSKGLELSGIFTRLSIALISLSGGSERKLMLLLIPIIALSSAVIMNDTAMLVFIPLVVITARLAGINTARAVTLSAIAANVGSALTPIGNPQNIIIWNTYGLSFLGFVGAMLPPVALWLVLLVLFTLTIRERPISIERLPPVAIKTRLFAASLSLLIGDILLAETGRPLWTLPLTLLVLLILGREALLGFDWALVLTFAFIFVDFGEIARLISGSSWLPSGGLVLLLASAGLSQLISNVPATVVFIGSRPEWLPLALGVNLGGTGIIIGSLANLIALRISGIGIRDFHRFSIPYFLIALVVSILIFLL; encoded by the coding sequence ATGGGGAGGAGCTCATCCCGGATTACGGCCTTACAGAGGAGGTTAGGAGACACGGCGTTTGAGAGGCTGAAGGGCTTTGTAAGACGTGAGTGGTTCCTCACGGTGCTCCTGGTGCTTTACCTAGTCCTGGTTCTCAACGATCCCTCCCTCCCAGGCAGAACGCCCGACCTGGTGGACTGGAGGAGCCTGGCCCTGATAACGTCGCTCATACTCGTCTCAAAGGGCCTTGAGCTGTCGGGAATCTTCACCCGCCTTTCCATTGCGCTCATATCGCTCTCCGGCGGCTCCGAGCGGAAACTGATGCTTCTCCTGATTCCCATCATAGCCCTCTCCTCGGCGGTGATAATGAACGACACCGCGATGCTCGTCTTCATCCCCCTGGTCGTCATCACCGCCCGGCTCGCCGGCATAAACACCGCCCGCGCCGTCACGCTCTCGGCAATAGCGGCGAACGTCGGCTCGGCCCTGACCCCGATCGGCAACCCCCAGAACATCATAATCTGGAACACGTACGGCCTCTCCTTCCTGGGGTTCGTGGGGGCGATGCTGCCCCCCGTGGCCCTGTGGCTCGTCCTCCTCGTCCTCTTCACTCTCACGATACGGGAAAGGCCAATATCCATCGAGAGGCTGCCCCCGGTGGCGATTAAAACGAGGCTCTTTGCCGCATCGCTCTCCCTTCTGATCGGGGACATACTCCTCGCCGAAACCGGAAGGCCGCTCTGGACCCTTCCGCTGACCCTGCTGGTTCTGCTCATCCTCGGCAGGGAGGCTTTGCTGGGCTTCGACTGGGCGCTGGTTTTGACCTTTGCCTTCATCTTCGTGGACTTCGGTGAGATTGCCCGCCTGATTTCCGGCTCTTCCTGGCTTCCCTCCGGGGGACTGGTTCTCCTCCTCGCCTCGGCCGGTCTGAGCCAGCTCATCAGCAACGTTCCCGCGACGGTGGTCTTCATAGGCTCGCGGCCGGAGTGGCTTCCCCTTGCCCTCGGCGTGAACCTGGGCGGAACGGGGATAATAATCGGCTCCCTCGCGAACCTCATAGCCCTCCGCATCTCCGGTATCGGCATTAGGGACTTCCACAGGTTTTCGATTCCGTACTTCCTCATTGCCCTGGTGGTTTCGATTCTGATATTCCTGCTCTGA
- a CDS encoding N-acetyltransferase — protein MVEIVLKAGEGKKTEAEHFARLMEISAPEYFPALLGPRFSELFRRLYIEKANLFSHEHVVFAIYRGQIAGMLLSYDWKVKEMEEKRTGWLMMKSLGFDFLRKLPGFISSTSGSGRLERGDYYVSNVAVYPEFRGKGIGKALMLEAERLAKESGAERIVLDVERDNERAIAIYKKLGYSVEREHSVELEGRTYEFYRMVKGLKGENKGSLTLKSSSR, from the coding sequence ATGGTAGAGATAGTTCTAAAGGCCGGAGAGGGAAAGAAAACCGAGGCCGAGCACTTCGCGAGGCTCATGGAAATTTCCGCGCCCGAGTACTTCCCAGCCCTGCTCGGGCCGAGGTTCTCCGAGCTTTTCAGAAGGCTCTACATTGAAAAAGCAAACCTTTTCAGCCACGAGCACGTCGTCTTTGCGATTTACAGAGGACAGATAGCCGGAATGCTCCTGAGCTACGACTGGAAGGTCAAGGAGATGGAAGAGAAGAGAACGGGCTGGTTGATGATGAAGAGCCTCGGCTTTGACTTTCTGAGGAAGCTTCCCGGGTTCATAAGCTCCACATCAGGTTCTGGGAGACTGGAAAGGGGAGACTACTACGTCAGCAACGTCGCCGTTTACCCAGAATTCCGCGGAAAGGGCATCGGAAAGGCCCTTATGCTCGAAGCAGAGCGACTCGCCAAGGAGAGCGGGGCAGAGAGAATAGTCCTAGACGTTGAGAGGGACAATGAGAGGGCGATAGCCATATACAAAAAGCTCGGCTACTCCGTTGAGAGGGAGCACTCCGTAGAGCTTGAAGGGAGGACTTATGAGTTCTATAGAATGGTGAAGGGGCTGAAAGGGGAAAACAAAGGGAGCCTCACCTTAAAATCCTCATCGCGTTGA
- a CDS encoding heavy metal translocating P-type ATPase: MKHEKHEHEGHSHAKHHEMMMEDFKKRFVVSVILTVPILILSPLIQDFFGFELTFPGDRYVLFGLSAVVYFYGGWPFLKGMGDELKKKLPGMMTLIALAITVAFFYSTAVTFGLSGKTFYWELATLIDIMLIGHYIEMRSVLGASRALEELIKLMPTEAHLVTPEGVKDVPVSELKKGDVVLVKPGEKIPSDGIVVEGETSVNEAMLTGESKPVYRKPGDGVIGGSINLEGAIKVRIEKTGKDTYLMQVVELVRQAQETRSKTQDLANRAAFYLTLIAITAGTVTLGVWLYIGKPFVFALERMVTVMVITCPHALGLAVPLVVSVSTSLSAKKGILIRNREAFERAKDVKVVVFDKTGTLTEGKFEVTEVIPLDELGEEDVLRYAAALEAHSNHPIAQGIVERTEELGLDPYKVRESKVLPGKGVQGVINGKEVLVVSPGFLKENGLWREDERVKEVLEQGKTVVFLVIDGKLVGALALADRIRPESREAVKRLHEMGIKAYMLTGDNAKVAKWVAEELGLDGFFAEVLPHQKSEKIVELQKQGLVVAMVGDGINDAPALIQADVGIAIGAGTDVAIESADIILVKNDPRDVITGVHLAKATYRKMVQNLAWATGYNTFAIPLAAGVLYSYGILLSPALGALLMSMSTVIVAINARFLKV; the protein is encoded by the coding sequence ATGAAGCACGAGAAACACGAACATGAAGGCCATTCCCATGCAAAGCACCACGAGATGATGATGGAGGACTTCAAGAAGCGCTTTGTAGTCTCCGTGATACTGACGGTTCCGATTCTGATTCTGTCCCCGCTGATACAGGACTTCTTCGGCTTCGAGCTGACCTTCCCGGGAGACCGCTACGTTCTCTTTGGACTTTCCGCGGTGGTGTACTTCTACGGCGGCTGGCCGTTCCTGAAGGGCATGGGGGACGAGCTGAAGAAAAAGTTACCCGGAATGATGACGCTGATAGCGCTGGCAATCACGGTTGCCTTCTTCTACAGCACCGCGGTAACCTTCGGCCTGTCCGGAAAAACCTTCTACTGGGAACTGGCAACGCTTATTGACATCATGCTTATCGGACATTACATAGAGATGCGCTCCGTCCTCGGAGCTTCAAGGGCACTTGAGGAGCTCATAAAGCTCATGCCCACCGAGGCGCACCTCGTAACGCCCGAAGGGGTGAAGGATGTCCCGGTCAGTGAGCTGAAGAAGGGCGACGTGGTTCTGGTCAAGCCCGGCGAGAAGATACCCTCCGACGGCATCGTTGTCGAGGGGGAAACGAGCGTCAACGAGGCGATGCTCACCGGCGAATCGAAGCCCGTCTACAGGAAGCCTGGGGACGGTGTCATAGGCGGTTCCATAAACCTCGAGGGCGCGATAAAGGTCCGGATAGAGAAGACCGGAAAGGACACCTACCTGATGCAGGTCGTTGAGCTCGTCAGGCAGGCGCAGGAGACGAGGTCAAAAACGCAGGATCTGGCGAACAGGGCGGCTTTCTACCTCACGCTCATAGCCATAACCGCTGGAACGGTAACGCTTGGAGTGTGGCTCTACATCGGCAAGCCCTTCGTCTTCGCCCTTGAGAGGATGGTTACAGTGATGGTCATAACCTGTCCCCACGCCCTCGGCCTGGCCGTCCCGCTGGTCGTCTCTGTCTCGACCTCGCTGTCGGCGAAGAAGGGAATCCTCATCAGGAACAGAGAGGCCTTTGAGAGGGCGAAGGATGTGAAGGTGGTCGTCTTCGATAAGACCGGAACGCTGACAGAAGGGAAGTTTGAGGTGACCGAGGTAATACCCCTCGATGAGCTCGGCGAGGAGGATGTGCTGAGATACGCCGCCGCCCTCGAAGCCCACTCAAACCACCCGATAGCCCAGGGGATAGTGGAGAGAACAGAGGAACTCGGCCTTGATCCCTATAAGGTTAGGGAGTCGAAGGTCCTGCCCGGTAAGGGCGTCCAGGGCGTCATCAACGGCAAAGAAGTCCTCGTTGTGAGCCCCGGCTTCCTGAAGGAAAACGGCCTGTGGAGGGAGGACGAGCGCGTTAAGGAGGTTCTTGAGCAGGGTAAGACGGTGGTCTTCCTTGTAATCGACGGCAAGCTCGTTGGCGCTTTGGCACTGGCGGATAGGATAAGGCCCGAATCGAGGGAGGCCGTGAAGAGGCTCCACGAGATGGGCATAAAGGCCTACATGCTCACCGGCGACAACGCCAAGGTTGCAAAGTGGGTTGCTGAGGAGCTCGGCCTCGACGGCTTCTTCGCCGAAGTCCTGCCCCATCAGAAGTCAGAAAAGATAGTTGAACTCCAGAAGCAGGGGTTGGTCGTTGCGATGGTTGGCGACGGCATAAACGACGCTCCAGCTTTGATTCAGGCCGATGTCGGGATAGCCATTGGAGCGGGAACCGACGTGGCGATAGAGAGCGCCGACATAATCCTCGTCAAGAACGACCCTAGGGACGTTATAACCGGGGTACACCTCGCTAAGGCAACCTACAGGAAGATGGTGCAGAACCTGGCCTGGGCGACTGGCTACAACACCTTCGCGATTCCCCTGGCGGCAGGTGTGCTATACAGCTACGGAATCCTTCTCAGCCCCGCCCTCGGTGCCCTGCTGATGAGCATGAGCACGGTAATAGTGGCAATAAACGCGAGGTTCCTGAAGGTTTGA
- a CDS encoding class II SORL domain-containing protein, which translates to MLSGTIKSGDWKGEKHVPVIEYEKEGDLVKVEVSVGKEIPHPNTPEHHIAWIELYFHPEGENFPVLVGRVAFTNHSDPLTEPKAVFFFRTGKKGKLYALSYCNIHGLWENEVTLE; encoded by the coding sequence ATGCTTAGCGGAACCATAAAGAGTGGAGACTGGAAGGGGGAGAAGCACGTCCCCGTTATAGAGTACGAGAAGGAGGGCGACCTCGTCAAGGTCGAGGTCAGCGTTGGCAAGGAGATACCGCACCCGAACACGCCTGAGCACCACATAGCCTGGATTGAGCTCTACTTCCACCCGGAGGGGGAGAACTTCCCGGTTCTCGTCGGCAGGGTTGCCTTCACGAACCACAGCGACCCGCTGACCGAGCCAAAGGCGGTCTTCTTCTTCAGGACGGGCAAGAAGGGCAAGCTATACGCCCTCAGCTACTGCAACATCCACGGCCTCTGGGAGAACGAGGTCACGCTTGAGTGA